A window of the Pseudomonas fluorescens genome harbors these coding sequences:
- a CDS encoding enoyl-CoA hydratase/isomerase family protein produces MNLHFEELTGTDGARIGVATLDAEKSLNALSLPMIHALSDKLNAWAKDPQIVCVLLRGNGAKAFCAGGEVRSLVEACRAHPGEVPPLAAQFFNAEYRLDYSLHTYPKPLICWGHGYVLGGGMGLLQGASIRIVTPSSRLAMPEISIGLYPDVGASWFLSRLPGKLGLFLGLTGAHMNGRDAIDLDLADRFLLDEQQQELIDGLLQLNWQEQTAMQLNSLLKALQQEAVAQMPEAQWLPRRQQIDEWLDVSDVTCAWKAISLHRDSSDLLIARAAKNMSEGSPLTAHLVWEQIIRARHLSLAEVFQMEYTLSLNCCRHPEFSEGVRARLIDKDHKPHWHWPDIARVPDAVVDAHFHKVWEGRHPLADLSQY; encoded by the coding sequence ATGAATCTGCACTTCGAAGAACTTACCGGCACCGACGGCGCGCGCATCGGCGTGGCCACGCTGGATGCCGAAAAGTCGCTCAATGCGCTGTCCCTGCCGATGATCCACGCCCTGAGCGACAAACTGAACGCCTGGGCCAAGGATCCGCAAATCGTCTGCGTGCTGCTGCGCGGCAATGGTGCCAAAGCCTTCTGCGCTGGCGGCGAAGTGCGCAGCCTTGTGGAGGCCTGTCGCGCCCACCCCGGCGAAGTGCCGCCGCTGGCCGCACAGTTTTTCAACGCTGAATACCGTCTGGACTACAGCCTGCACACCTACCCGAAACCGTTGATCTGCTGGGGCCATGGTTATGTGCTCGGCGGCGGCATGGGCCTGCTGCAAGGCGCGAGCATCCGGATCGTCACGCCGAGCAGTCGACTGGCGATGCCGGAAATCAGCATCGGCCTGTACCCGGATGTCGGCGCCAGTTGGTTCCTGTCGCGATTGCCGGGCAAGCTCGGTCTGTTCCTTGGTTTGACCGGCGCGCACATGAACGGTCGTGATGCGATCGATCTGGACCTGGCCGACCGCTTCCTGCTCGACGAACAGCAGCAGGAACTGATCGACGGCTTGTTGCAGTTGAACTGGCAGGAACAGACCGCCATGCAGCTCAACAGCCTGCTCAAGGCATTGCAGCAGGAAGCCGTGGCGCAGATGCCCGAGGCGCAATGGCTGCCGCGTCGGCAGCAGATCGATGAATGGCTGGATGTCAGCGACGTGACCTGCGCCTGGAAAGCTATCAGCCTGCATCGCGACAGCAGCGACCTGTTGATTGCCCGTGCCGCGAAAAACATGAGTGAAGGCTCGCCACTGACCGCGCATCTGGTCTGGGAACAGATCATTCGTGCCCGCCACTTGTCGCTGGCCGAAGTCTTTCAGATGGAATACACCCTGAGCCTAAATTGCTGCCGGCATCCGGAATTCAGCGAAGGGGTTCGGGCACGGCTGATAGACAAGGATCACAAGCCGCACTGGCACTGGCCGGACATCGCCCGGGTGCCGGACGCGGTGGTGGATGCGCACTTTCACAAGGTCTGGGAGGGGCGGCATCCGTTGGCGGATCTGTCGCAATACTAG
- the ung gene encoding uracil-DNA glycosylase → MTADDRIKLEPSWKEALRAEFDQPYMAELRTFLQQERAAGKEIYPPGPMIFNALNSTPLDKVKVVILGQDPYHGPGQAHGLCFSVQPGVPAPPSLVNIYKELKRDLNIDIPNHGYLQSWADQGVLMLNTTMTVERANANAHKDKGWQFFTDRIIEVVSQQQPHLVFMLWGAHAQSKQKLIDATKHLVLTSVHPSPLSAYRGFLGCGHFSRTNKFLEQNGEAPIEWRLPSVV, encoded by the coding sequence ATGACTGCTGACGACCGTATCAAACTCGAACCGAGCTGGAAGGAGGCACTGCGTGCCGAATTCGACCAGCCCTACATGGCAGAGTTGCGCACTTTTCTGCAGCAGGAGCGGGCGGCCGGCAAGGAAATCTATCCGCCGGGCCCGATGATCTTCAACGCGCTGAATTCGACGCCGCTGGACAAGGTGAAAGTGGTCATCCTCGGCCAGGACCCGTATCACGGCCCGGGCCAGGCCCACGGTTTGTGCTTCTCGGTGCAACCGGGCGTGCCGGCGCCGCCGTCGCTGGTCAACATCTATAAAGAGTTGAAGCGCGACCTGAATATCGACATTCCCAACCACGGTTACTTGCAGAGCTGGGCTGATCAGGGCGTGTTGATGCTCAACACCACCATGACCGTCGAACGCGCCAACGCCAATGCGCACAAGGACAAGGGCTGGCAGTTCTTTACGGACCGGATCATTGAGGTGGTCAGCCAGCAGCAACCGCATCTGGTGTTCATGCTCTGGGGGGCGCATGCCCAGAGCAAGCAGAAGCTGATCGATGCCACCAAACATCTGGTGCTGACCTCGGTGCATCCGTCGCCGCTGTCGGCTTATCGCGGTTTCCTTGGTTGCGGGCATTTCAGCCGTACCAACAAATTCCTCGAGCAGAATGGCGAGGCGCCGATTGAGTGGCGCCTTCCGTCGGTGGTCTGA
- a CDS encoding AbrB family transcriptional regulator, with protein sequence MFDRSSLKQWWGTPLVGLLGGYIASQIGWPLPWMVGSLLAIILVRCLTPWQLAEIPGGRKCGQWIVGIGIGLHFTPLVMEQVLSHFGLIFFGALVTSLSAVVGVWLMRRTGEDRATAFFSSMPGGSGEMVNLGARNGAMLSHVAAGQSLRVLVVVLCVPAAFKYLLGDGTPISHAGSVDWRWLAILFPAGGLLAWLWQRLRQPNPWLFGPLLVSAAVSIGWDLHIGLPNGGSQIGQWLIGSGLGCHFNRQFFRRAPSFMGRTLIGTALTMLIATLAALGLSALTHLDLRSLTLGMMPGGIAEMSLTAETLQLSVPLVTAMQVMRLLFVLFLAEPLFKYWNRQP encoded by the coding sequence ATGTTTGATCGCTCTTCGTTGAAACAATGGTGGGGAACCCCGCTGGTCGGTCTGCTTGGCGGTTACATCGCCAGCCAGATCGGCTGGCCGCTGCCGTGGATGGTCGGCTCGTTGCTGGCGATCATCCTGGTGCGCTGCCTGACCCCGTGGCAATTGGCCGAAATCCCTGGCGGCCGCAAATGCGGCCAGTGGATTGTCGGGATCGGCATCGGCCTGCACTTCACTCCACTGGTGATGGAGCAGGTGCTCAGCCACTTCGGCCTGATCTTCTTCGGCGCGCTGGTCACCAGCCTCTCGGCGGTGGTCGGCGTGTGGCTGATGCGCCGCACCGGCGAGGATCGCGCCACGGCGTTTTTCTCCAGCATGCCCGGCGGCTCCGGCGAGATGGTCAACCTCGGCGCCCGCAACGGCGCGATGCTCAGCCATGTCGCGGCCGGGCAGAGTCTGCGGGTGTTGGTGGTGGTGTTGTGTGTTCCGGCGGCGTTCAAATATCTGCTGGGTGACGGCACACCGATTTCACACGCCGGCAGCGTCGATTGGCGCTGGCTGGCGATTCTTTTTCCGGCGGGCGGCCTGCTCGCCTGGCTGTGGCAACGTCTGCGTCAACCCAACCCATGGCTGTTCGGCCCGCTGCTGGTAAGCGCGGCGGTGAGCATCGGCTGGGATCTGCACATCGGCCTGCCCAATGGCGGCAGTCAGATCGGTCAATGGCTGATCGGCAGCGGTCTGGGCTGTCACTTCAACCGGCAGTTCTTCCGCCGCGCGCCGTCGTTCATGGGGCGCACGTTGATCGGCACGGCGCTGACCATGTTGATCGCAACCCTGGCGGCGTTGGGACTGAGTGCGCTGACTCATCTGGACCTGCGATCACTGACCCTGGGCATGATGCCCGGTGGGATCGCCGAGATGAGCCTGACGGCGGAAACCCTGCAATTGTCGGTGCCACTGGTGACGGCGATGCAGGTGATGCGGTTGTTGTTCGTGCTGTTTCTGGCGGAACCGTTGTTCAAATACTGGAACCGCCAGCCCTGA
- a CDS encoding tripartite tricarboxylate transporter permease, with product MDTLGYLGQGFGVALSPYNLVTALTGTLIGTVVGLLPGLGPINGVALLIPIAFALGLPPESALILLAAVYLGCEYGGRISSILLNIPGEASTVMTTLDGYPMARKGLAGVALSLSAWSSFIGAFIATCGMVLFAPLLAKWAIAFGPAEYFVLMVFAIVCLGGMAGDRPLKTFIAALIGLFLSSVGIDANSGVYRFTGDNIHLTDGIQFVVLVLGLFSISEILLLLEKTHHGQEAVKATGRMMFNFKEAASVFVVNIRCGLLGFIMGVLPGAGATLASAVAYMTEKRIAGASGKFGQGDARGLAAPETAIGASACGALVPMLTLGVPGSGTTAVMIGALSLYNITPGPLLFQQQPDIVWGLIASLFIANIMLVILNIPMIRIFTRILAVPNWALVPVIAIITGIGVYAVHATTFDLFLMVGIGIFGYILRKLDFPLSPVLLGFILGGLMEQNLRRALSISNGALDILWSSPITFGVWVLTALMLAFPLLRIWRRRSAARNAIADV from the coding sequence ATGGATACTCTCGGTTATTTGGGTCAGGGCTTCGGCGTCGCTCTGAGTCCGTACAACCTGGTCACGGCCCTGACCGGCACGCTGATCGGCACCGTGGTCGGATTGTTGCCGGGCCTGGGCCCGATCAATGGCGTGGCATTGCTGATCCCCATCGCATTCGCCCTCGGGCTGCCACCGGAATCGGCACTGATCCTGCTGGCGGCGGTTTATCTGGGTTGCGAATACGGCGGCCGGATCAGTTCGATCCTGCTGAACATTCCGGGCGAGGCCTCCACCGTGATGACCACCCTCGACGGTTACCCGATGGCCCGCAAAGGCCTGGCCGGTGTGGCGCTGTCGTTGTCGGCGTGGAGCTCGTTCATCGGCGCCTTCATCGCTACCTGCGGCATGGTGCTGTTCGCGCCGCTGCTGGCGAAATGGGCGATTGCCTTCGGGCCGGCGGAATACTTCGTGTTGATGGTGTTCGCGATTGTCTGCCTCGGCGGCATGGCCGGTGACCGACCGTTGAAAACCTTCATCGCGGCGTTGATCGGTCTGTTCCTGTCCAGCGTCGGCATCGACGCCAACAGCGGTGTTTACCGCTTCACCGGCGACAACATTCACCTGACTGACGGCATTCAGTTCGTGGTGCTGGTGCTGGGCCTGTTCTCGATCAGCGAAATCCTCCTGCTGCTTGAGAAAACCCATCACGGCCAGGAAGCGGTCAAAGCTACCGGCCGGATGATGTTCAACTTCAAGGAAGCGGCGTCGGTGTTCGTGGTGAACATCCGTTGCGGCCTGCTCGGTTTCATCATGGGTGTGTTGCCGGGTGCCGGTGCGACCCTCGCCAGCGCCGTGGCCTACATGACCGAGAAACGCATCGCTGGTGCCAGCGGCAAGTTCGGTCAGGGCGACGCTCGTGGTCTCGCTGCGCCGGAAACCGCCATCGGCGCCTCCGCTTGCGGCGCGCTGGTGCCGATGCTGACCCTCGGCGTTCCGGGTTCGGGCACCACAGCGGTGATGATCGGCGCTCTGTCGCTGTACAACATCACCCCCGGCCCGCTGCTGTTCCAGCAACAGCCGGACATCGTCTGGGGCCTGATCGCCTCGCTGTTCATCGCCAACATCATGCTGGTGATCCTGAACATCCCGATGATCCGCATCTTCACCCGCATCCTCGCCGTGCCGAACTGGGCGCTGGTGCCGGTGATCGCGATCATTACCGGGATCGGCGTCTACGCCGTGCACGCGACCACGTTCGACCTGTTCCTGATGGTCGGCATCGGCATCTTCGGCTACATCCTGCGCAAACTGGATTTCCCGCTGTCGCCAGTCCTGCTGGGCTTCATCCTCGGCGGCCTGATGGAGCAGAACCTGCGCCGGGCGCTGTCGATTTCCAACGGTGCGCTGGACATCCTCTGGTCGAGCCCGATCACCTTCGGTGTCTGGGTGCTCACCGCGTTGATGCTGGCCTTCCCGCTGCTGCGCATCTGGCGCCGTCGTTCCGCTGCCCGGAACGCGATTGCCGATGTTTGA
- a CDS encoding tripartite tricarboxylate transporter TctB family protein — protein sequence MLIQRIFASVLLLVCASLALMAWPYQAAFSYEPVGPRAFPLLMLGLMGLALLYMVFRPAPIKHSEDEPPLDRETLTKISICVALLLVFAGLFEPLGFILSSIVIGIPMARLYGGRWVPSVIVTTLMAIGLYVLFDRVMDVPLPLGLLDVLEN from the coding sequence ATGCTTATTCAACGCATTTTTGCCTCGGTGCTGTTGCTGGTCTGCGCCAGCCTGGCGCTGATGGCCTGGCCGTATCAGGCGGCTTTTTCCTACGAACCGGTCGGCCCTCGCGCATTCCCCCTGCTGATGCTGGGCCTGATGGGCCTGGCGCTGCTGTACATGGTGTTTCGTCCGGCGCCCATCAAACACAGTGAGGACGAGCCGCCGCTGGATCGCGAAACCCTGACCAAGATCTCGATCTGCGTCGCCCTGCTGCTGGTGTTCGCCGGTTTGTTCGAGCCGCTGGGCTTCATCCTCAGCAGCATTGTGATCGGCATCCCGATGGCGCGCCTGTATGGCGGGCGCTGGGTGCCCAGCGTCATTGTCACGACGCTGATGGCGATCGGTTTGTACGTGCTGTTCGACCGCGTGATGGACGTACCGCTGCCCCTCGGCCTGCTCGACGTTCTGGAGAACTGA
- a CDS encoding Bug family tripartite tricarboxylate transporter substrate binding protein yields MNLSLRKVALAAGVMLFAGQLMAEPKRPECIAPASPGGGFDLTCKLVQSALVNEKLLTKPMRVTYMPGGVGAVAYNAVVAQRPADAGTLVAWSSGSLLNLAQGKFGRFDETNVRWLAAVGTSYGAIAVKNDSPYKTLDDLVQALKKDPSSVVIGSGGTVGSQDWMQTALIAKAAGINPRDLRYVALEGGGEIATALLGGHIQVGSTDISDSMPHIQSGDMRLLAVFADKRLDEPEMKDIPTAREQGYDIVWPVVRGFYLGPKVSDEDYAWWKDSFDKLLASDDFAKLRDQRELFPFAMTGPELDTYVKKQVADYKVLAKEFGLIQ; encoded by the coding sequence ATGAACTTATCACTGCGTAAAGTTGCTCTAGCCGCCGGCGTCATGCTGTTCGCCGGCCAATTGATGGCCGAACCGAAACGTCCGGAATGCATCGCCCCCGCCTCCCCCGGCGGCGGCTTCGACCTGACCTGCAAACTGGTGCAAAGCGCGCTGGTCAACGAAAAGCTGCTGACCAAACCGATGCGCGTAACCTACATGCCCGGCGGTGTCGGTGCGGTGGCGTACAACGCCGTCGTGGCGCAGCGTCCCGCCGATGCGGGCACTTTGGTGGCGTGGTCCAGCGGTTCGTTGCTGAACCTGGCGCAAGGCAAGTTCGGTCGGTTCGATGAAACCAACGTGCGCTGGTTGGCGGCGGTCGGCACCAGCTACGGCGCCATCGCGGTGAAAAACGACTCCCCCTACAAAACCCTCGACGATCTCGTGCAGGCACTGAAGAAAGATCCGAGTTCCGTGGTCATCGGTTCCGGCGGCACCGTCGGCAGCCAGGACTGGATGCAGACCGCACTGATCGCAAAAGCCGCCGGAATCAACCCGCGCGACCTGCGTTACGTCGCCCTCGAAGGGGGGGGCGAGATCGCTACCGCCCTGCTCGGCGGTCACATCCAGGTCGGCAGTACCGACATCTCCGACTCCATGCCGCACATCCAGAGTGGTGACATGCGCCTGCTGGCCGTGTTTGCCGACAAACGCCTGGACGAGCCGGAAATGAAGGACATTCCTACCGCTCGCGAGCAAGGCTACGACATCGTCTGGCCGGTGGTGCGCGGTTTCTACCTCGGGCCGAAAGTCAGCGATGAAGACTACGCCTGGTGGAAAGACTCCTTCGACAAACTACTGGCCTCCGACGACTTCGCCAAGCTGCGTGATCAGCGTGAGTTGTTCCCTTTCGCCATGACCGGCCCCGAGCTGGACACCTACGTCAAGAAGCAAGTGGCGGACTACAAGGTGCTGGCCAAAGAGTTCGGCCTGATTCAGTGA
- a CDS encoding OprD family porin: MPSLQTKASTPVRPSRFSHATLASAAALAGFTPMSYADFIEDSSATFETRNMYFNRDFRDGTSAQQSKRDEWAQGFMLNLQSGYTDGTVGFGVDALGMLGVKLDSSPDRTGTGLLPTHDDGRAADEYSKLGLTGKVKISATELKVGSLIPELPILKPNDGRILPQTFEGGLLTSKEIKNLTFTGGRLEKAKDRDSTDFEDIALNNKNSRFAGTAAGKHFDFGGVDYKFTDKVTGSYHFAQLDEVYNQHFFGLVASRPMGPGTFATDLRFAVSDDQGAARGGEIDNRSLNGLVSYALSGHKFTAGYQHMSGDSAFPYVDGSDPYLVNFVQINDFAGAEERSWQARYDFDFARLGIPGLSFMSRYLSGDNIKLKNGDEGKEWERNTEIKYVVQSGALKDVAVRLRNATYRSNYSARDADEVRLLVSYSVALW, encoded by the coding sequence ATGCCGTCTTTGCAGACCAAGGCTTCCACGCCTGTCCGCCCTTCCCGTTTCAGCCACGCCACCCTCGCCAGTGCCGCTGCCCTCGCCGGTTTCACGCCGATGAGCTACGCCGATTTCATCGAAGACAGCAGCGCCACCTTCGAAACCCGCAACATGTATTTCAACCGCGACTTTCGCGACGGTACCAGCGCCCAGCAGTCCAAACGCGACGAGTGGGCCCAGGGTTTCATGCTCAATCTGCAATCGGGCTATACCGACGGCACCGTGGGGTTCGGTGTCGATGCGTTGGGGATGTTGGGGGTCAAGCTCGATTCGAGCCCGGATCGCACCGGCACCGGCCTGCTGCCGACCCACGATGACGGGCGCGCGGCGGACGAATACTCCAAGCTCGGCCTGACCGGCAAAGTAAAAATCTCCGCCACCGAACTGAAGGTCGGCAGCCTGATTCCGGAACTGCCGATCCTCAAGCCGAACGACGGTCGAATCCTGCCGCAGACCTTCGAAGGTGGTTTGCTGACCTCCAAAGAGATCAAGAACCTGACCTTCACCGGCGGACGCCTGGAGAAGGCCAAGGACCGCGACAGCACCGATTTCGAGGACATTGCCCTCAACAACAAGAACAGCCGATTCGCCGGCACCGCCGCCGGCAAGCACTTCGATTTTGGGGGCGTGGACTACAAGTTCACAGACAAGGTCACCGGCAGCTACCACTTCGCCCAACTCGACGAAGTCTATAACCAGCACTTCTTCGGTCTGGTCGCTTCGCGGCCGATGGGCCCGGGCACCTTCGCCACTGACCTGCGTTTCGCCGTCAGTGACGATCAGGGCGCAGCCCGTGGCGGCGAGATCGACAACCGCTCCCTCAACGGCCTGGTCAGTTATGCCCTGAGCGGTCACAAGTTCACCGCCGGTTATCAGCACATGTCCGGTGACAGTGCCTTCCCCTATGTCGATGGCAGCGACCCATACCTGGTCAACTTCGTGCAGATCAACGACTTCGCCGGCGCCGAAGAACGCTCCTGGCAGGCGCGCTACGACTTCGACTTCGCCCGGCTCGGTATCCCCGGCCTGAGCTTCATGAGCCGCTACTTGAGCGGTGACAACATCAAGCTCAAGAACGGTGACGAAGGCAAAGAGTGGGAGCGCAACACCGAGATCAAATATGTAGTACAAAGCGGCGCCCTGAAGGACGTTGCCGTGCGTTTGCGTAATGCCACTTACCGTTCCAACTATTCCGCTCGCGATGCCGATGAAGTGCGTCTGCTGGTGAGCTATAGCGTTGCCCTTTGGTAA
- a CDS encoding response regulator, with protein sequence MRVLLVEDHLPLAESVAQALKSTGLTVDVLHDGVAADLALGSEEYAVAILDVGLPRMDGFEVLARLRGRGKNLPVLMLTARSDVKDRVHGLNLGADDYLAKPFELTELEARVKALLRRSVLGGERQQRCGVLAYDLDTRRFTLGDELLTLTSREQAVLEALIARPGRVMSKEQLAAQVFGLDEEASPDAIEIYVHRLRKKLDGHSVAIVTFRGLGYLLESRDA encoded by the coding sequence ATGCGTGTCCTGCTCGTCGAAGACCATTTGCCGCTGGCCGAAAGCGTCGCTCAGGCGCTCAAGAGCACCGGTCTGACCGTGGATGTCTTGCACGATGGCGTTGCCGCCGATCTGGCCCTGGGCAGCGAGGAATACGCGGTGGCGATCCTCGATGTCGGCCTGCCGCGCATGGACGGCTTTGAAGTGCTGGCGCGCCTGCGGGGCCGGGGCAAGAACCTGCCGGTGCTGATGTTGACTGCCCGCAGCGACGTCAAGGATCGGGTCCATGGGCTCAATCTCGGTGCTGACGATTACCTCGCCAAGCCGTTCGAACTCACTGAGCTCGAAGCGCGAGTCAAAGCCCTGCTGCGCCGTAGCGTGCTTGGCGGTGAACGCCAGCAGCGCTGCGGAGTGCTGGCCTATGACCTCGACACCCGACGCTTCACCCTCGGCGATGAATTGCTGACGCTGACCTCCCGCGAACAGGCAGTGCTCGAAGCGCTGATTGCCCGCCCGGGTCGGGTGATGAGCAAGGAGCAACTGGCTGCGCAGGTGTTCGGTCTCGACGAAGAGGCCAGCCCCGACGCCATCGAAATCTATGTGCACCGCCTGCGCAAAAAGCTCGACGGTCATTCAGTGGCCATCGTGACCTTCCGGGGTTTGGGTTATCTGCTGGAAAGCCGCGATGCATAA
- a CDS encoding sensor histidine kinase — translation MHKPSSLRWRLLWNLALLLVVLMLASGLSAYWNGREAADTAYDRTLLASARTIAAGLSQRDGSLSADVPYVALDTFAYDSAGRIYYQVNDIHQQLISGYENLPGPPPGTPRTDSYPALARFYDATYQGQNVRVVSLLKAVSEPNMNGMAEIRVAETDEARVSMARSLAADTLLRLGMLAIGALLLVWFAVSAALRPIERLRTAVEERQPDDLRPLPLVEVQHELWPLVRALNHFTERLRGQFERQAQFIADASHELRTPLAALKARLELGLRSNEPQTWRDTLESSAQSTDRLTHLANQLLSLARVENGARAIAEGGAQLLDLSQLARELGMAMAPLAHARGVALALEADEPVWLRGEPTLLNELLSNLVDNALAHTPPGGNVILRVTAPAVLEVEDDGPGIPLEERDRVFERFYRRNQQVAGSGLGLAIVGEICRAHLAQISLHDGEQAGLKVRVSFVAG, via the coding sequence ATGCATAAGCCCAGCAGCCTGCGCTGGCGGTTGTTGTGGAACCTCGCGCTGCTGCTGGTGGTGTTGATGCTCGCCAGCGGATTGAGCGCGTACTGGAATGGTCGCGAAGCTGCCGACACCGCCTACGACCGCACGCTGCTGGCCTCGGCGCGGACCATCGCCGCCGGTCTGTCGCAGCGCGATGGCAGTCTCAGTGCTGACGTGCCTTACGTGGCGCTCGATACCTTCGCTTACGATAGCGCCGGGCGCATCTATTACCAGGTCAACGACATTCATCAGCAACTGATTTCCGGCTACGAAAACCTGCCGGGCCCGCCGCCGGGCACGCCGAGAACCGACAGCTATCCCGCCTTGGCGCGCTTTTACGACGCTACATATCAGGGGCAGAACGTGCGTGTGGTGAGCCTGCTCAAAGCAGTCAGCGAACCGAACATGAACGGCATGGCGGAAATCCGCGTTGCCGAAACCGACGAAGCGCGCGTCAGCATGGCTCGCAGTCTCGCGGCCGATACCTTGCTGCGTTTGGGCATGCTGGCGATTGGCGCGTTGTTGCTGGTGTGGTTTGCGGTGAGTGCTGCGCTGCGGCCGATCGAACGATTGCGCACGGCAGTGGAAGAGCGCCAGCCCGATGACCTGCGGCCGTTGCCGTTGGTGGAAGTGCAACACGAGTTGTGGCCGCTGGTGCGGGCGCTCAATCACTTTACCGAACGCCTGCGCGGGCAGTTCGAGCGGCAGGCGCAATTTATCGCCGATGCGTCCCACGAGCTGCGCACGCCACTGGCAGCGCTCAAGGCGCGTCTTGAACTGGGTTTGCGCTCGAACGAGCCGCAGACCTGGCGCGACACGTTGGAATCCTCGGCGCAAAGCACGGATCGCCTGACCCATCTGGCCAATCAGTTGCTGTCGCTGGCTCGAGTGGAAAACGGCGCCCGGGCTATTGCCGAGGGCGGTGCGCAGTTGCTCGATCTGAGTCAGTTGGCCCGCGAACTGGGGATGGCCATGGCGCCGCTGGCCCACGCGCGGGGTGTCGCGCTGGCGCTGGAAGCGGACGAGCCGGTCTGGCTGCGTGGCGAACCGACGTTGCTCAACGAGTTGCTGAGCAATCTGGTGGACAACGCGCTGGCCCACACGCCGCCGGGCGGCAACGTGATTCTGCGGGTCACGGCGCCGGCGGTGCTTGAAGTTGAAGACGATGGGCCAGGCATTCCGCTGGAAGAGCGGGATCGAGTGTTTGAACGCTTTTACCGGCGCAACCAGCAAGTGGCTGGTTCCGGGCTGGGGCTGGCGATTGTCGGGGAAATCTGCCGCGCGCATCTGGCGCAGATCAGTCTGCACGATGGTGAGCAGGCGGGTTTGAAGGTGCGGGTGAGTTTTGTCGCCGGTTGA
- a CDS encoding HDOD domain-containing protein, with the protein MSELADKVQQDLVEAIDNDDLVLPTLPEVALQIRKAAEDPDISVSDLSKVIGRDTALSARLIKVVNSPLLRATQEVTDLHTAITRLGVNYSSNLAIGLVMEQIFHARSDVVEQKMREVWRKSLEIAGVSYALCRRYTQLKPDQAALGGLVHQIGVLPILTYAEDHYELLSDPVSLNHVIDHIHPLLGDKLLRVWEFPERLVELPGLYQDLKRESQQIDYVDIVQVASLYCHKDTDHPMARIDPFSVPAFRKLGIDPENKALCADLEESRSMFY; encoded by the coding sequence ATGAGTGAGCTGGCGGATAAGGTCCAACAGGATTTGGTTGAGGCCATCGATAACGATGACCTGGTTCTGCCAACGTTACCGGAAGTGGCCCTGCAGATTCGCAAGGCCGCTGAAGATCCGGATATCAGCGTCAGCGACCTGAGCAAAGTGATCGGCCGCGACACCGCGCTGTCGGCACGCCTGATCAAAGTGGTCAACAGCCCGCTGCTGCGCGCCACTCAGGAAGTCACCGACCTGCACACCGCCATCACCCGGCTTGGCGTCAACTACAGCAGCAATCTGGCGATCGGCCTGGTGATGGAGCAGATCTTCCACGCCCGCTCCGACGTGGTCGAACAGAAGATGCGCGAAGTCTGGCGCAAGAGCCTGGAAATTGCCGGGGTCAGCTACGCACTGTGCCGCCGCTACACCCAGCTCAAGCCCGATCAGGCCGCGCTCGGTGGACTGGTTCATCAGATCGGCGTGCTGCCGATACTGACCTATGCCGAAGACCACTACGAATTGCTGTCCGATCCGGTCAGCCTCAACCATGTGATCGACCATATTCATCCGTTGCTCGGCGACAAATTGCTGCGGGTCTGGGAATTTCCCGAGCGTCTGGTGGAGTTGCCGGGGCTGTATCAGGACCTCAAGCGCGAATCGCAGCAGATCGATTACGTCGACATCGTGCAAGTGGCCAGCCTGTATTGCCACAAGGACACCGACCATCCGATGGCCCGCATCGATCCGTTCAGTGTGCCGGCATTCCGCAAGCTCGGCATCGACCCGGAAAACAAGGCGCTGTGCGCCGATCTGGAAGAATCGCGGTCGATGTTCTACTGA